A genomic segment from Castor canadensis chromosome 1, mCasCan1.hap1v2, whole genome shotgun sequence encodes:
- the LOC141421585 gene encoding olfactory receptor 5L1-like isoform X2 — translation MDGTNCTSMTEFILLGLSDATDITDILSLFFLIIYVVTVVTNLGMVALIQVSSQLHTPMYFFLSHLSFVDFCYSSVIVPKMLANILNKNKAISFLECMVQFYLFCTCVISDVFLLAVMAYDRFVAICNPLLYTVIMSQKLCVVLISGCYLCASACALIHLCLALQIPTYKSNVINHFFCDLPPLLSLACSDVTINKVLLFIVAVFNDSLTNMIILTSYFFILITVLRMRSTEGRHKAFSTCVSHFTVIIVFHGTIIFIYCSPSSDNGGDADKVATVFYTIVIPMLNPLIYSLRNKDVKDALGKVLSSKIYS, via the coding sequence ATGGATGGGACAAACTGCACTTCCATGACTGAGTTCATTCTCCTTGGATTATCAGATGCCACTGACATTACAGacattctttccctgttcttCCTTATCATCTATGTAGTCACGGTCGTCACCAACCTGGGCATGGTTGCACTGATTCAGGTCAGCTCTCAACTTCACACTcctatgtacttcttcctcagtcACTTGTCCTTTGTGGATTTCTGCTACTCTTCAGTCATTGTGCCCAAAATGCTGGCTAACATACTCAACAAGAACAAAGCCATCTCTTTCCTGGAATGCATGGTACAATTTTATCTGTTTTGCACTTGTGTAATCTCTGATGTCTTCCTGCtggctgtgatggcctatgaccgctttgtggccatctgtaaccctCTGCTGTACACAGTCATCATGTCTCAGAAGCTCTGTGTGGTGCTAATATCTGGCTGCTACCTCTGTGCTTCTGCATGTGCTTTGATTCACTTGTGTTTAGCCCTCCAGATACCAACCTACAAGTCAAATGTGATCAACCACTTCTTCTGTGATCTTCCCCCTCTCTTAAGTCTTGCTTGCTCTGATGTCACTATTAATAAGGTGCTGCTCTTCATTGTGGCAGTTTTCAATGATTCCCTTACCAATATGATCATTCTCACTTCTTACTTCTTTATTCTCATCACTGTCCTGAGGATGCGCTCTACAGAGGGAAGGCACAAGGCATTTTCCACTTGTGTCTCTCACTTCACAGTCATCATTGTCTTCCATGGaacaatcatttttatttattgttcaccCAGTTCAGACAATGGTGGGGATGCTGACAAAGTAGCCACAGTGTTCTACACCATAGTGATTCCCATGCTGAATCCCCTCATCTAtagcctgaggaacaaggatgtgaaagatGCTCTTGGAAAAGTTTTAAGCTCTAAAATATATTCATAG
- the LOC141421585 gene encoding olfactory receptor 5L1-like isoform X1, whose translation MDGTNCTSMTEFILLGLSDATDITDILSLFFLIIYVVTVVTNLGMVALIQVSSQLHTPMYFFLSHLSFVDFCYSSVIVPKMLANILNKNKAISFLECMVQFYLFCTCVISDVFLLAVMAYDRFVAICNPLLYTVIMSQKLCVVLISGCYLCASACALIHLCLALQIPTYKSNVINHFFCDLPPLLSLACSDVTINKVLLFIVAVFNDSLTNMIILTSYFFILITVLRMRSTEGRHKAFSTCVSHFTVIIVFHGTIIFIYCSPSSDNGGDADKVATVFYTIVIPMLNPLIYSLRNKDVKDALGKVLSSKRSFLVFFFFFLFSILF comes from the exons ATGGATGGGACAAACTGCACTTCCATGACTGAGTTCATTCTCCTTGGATTATCAGATGCCACTGACATTACAGacattctttccctgttcttCCTTATCATCTATGTAGTCACGGTCGTCACCAACCTGGGCATGGTTGCACTGATTCAGGTCAGCTCTCAACTTCACACTcctatgtacttcttcctcagtcACTTGTCCTTTGTGGATTTCTGCTACTCTTCAGTCATTGTGCCCAAAATGCTGGCTAACATACTCAACAAGAACAAAGCCATCTCTTTCCTGGAATGCATGGTACAATTTTATCTGTTTTGCACTTGTGTAATCTCTGATGTCTTCCTGCtggctgtgatggcctatgaccgctttgtggccatctgtaaccctCTGCTGTACACAGTCATCATGTCTCAGAAGCTCTGTGTGGTGCTAATATCTGGCTGCTACCTCTGTGCTTCTGCATGTGCTTTGATTCACTTGTGTTTAGCCCTCCAGATACCAACCTACAAGTCAAATGTGATCAACCACTTCTTCTGTGATCTTCCCCCTCTCTTAAGTCTTGCTTGCTCTGATGTCACTATTAATAAGGTGCTGCTCTTCATTGTGGCAGTTTTCAATGATTCCCTTACCAATATGATCATTCTCACTTCTTACTTCTTTATTCTCATCACTGTCCTGAGGATGCGCTCTACAGAGGGAAGGCACAAGGCATTTTCCACTTGTGTCTCTCACTTCACAGTCATCATTGTCTTCCATGGaacaatcatttttatttattgttcaccCAGTTCAGACAATGGTGGGGATGCTGACAAAGTAGCCACAGTGTTCTACACCATAGTGATTCCCATGCTGAATCCCCTCATCTAtagcctgaggaacaaggatgtgaaagatGCTCTTGGAAAAGTTTTAAGCTCTAAAA gaagttttttggtttttttttttttttttctattttccattttattttaa